The following coding sequences are from one Calditrichota bacterium window:
- a CDS encoding type II toxin-antitoxin system HicB family antitoxin, with protein sequence MLTEYIQIALSKAHYKIIEDPNPFFGWVDELPGCWANGATLEACREELREVIEDWILITNRLGETLPVIEGMDINPEPALAEVEAD encoded by the coding sequence ATGTTAACCGAATATATACAAATCGCCCTTTCCAAGGCGCACTATAAGATCATTGAGGACCCCAATCCCTTTTTTGGATGGGTTGATGAATTGCCGGGGTGTTGGGCGAACGGTGCGACTCTTGAAGCCTGCCGGGAGGAACTTCGCGAGGTCATCGAGGATTGGATTCTTATCACCAATCGACTCGGCGAGACGCTTCCGGTGATCGAGGGTATGGATATAAATCCAGAACCAGCGTTGGCTGAAGTTGAAGCCGACTAA